The sequence CCGCCGCGGCTGAGCTGCTGCTGCCGGTCACTTCACCGAACAAGTCACCCTCAAACAGACCACCAGCATCTGCAgtagacaaacaagttttagatgcggagtaacatttaaataaatatgtattgaaCTATATCTGAAgcctattattattacacaccaAAAGGTAGTAAGGAGTAAGATTTTTTGATGTCTTAGTTACGGCAATTGGGATCTTGTTCGAAAGGGGACTACAACTCAAATAAATGCCAACTTCCACTATATTTACTTGTATAAGTGgccatattaaaattatttttgtctctATTGACATCAGGAGTCAAAATGAATCGCAACAAAAGACAAAACTTAATGAGTTAGCTGAACAGTGCTATGAGTGAGGTGTACTGACGTCCGAAGTCGGGCACGTCCCCGATGGTCCCGCCGAAGCCGTCGTCCAtgtgcgcgggcgcgggctcCATGCGCCGCGCGGGGCCCTgcagcgcgggcgcggggcccagcgcgccgcccgccttGCCCGCCAGCTCCAGCGACGACCCGTCCGCGAACAGCAGGTTGCTCTGCGCACAACACAACACGTTACACACACACTCCATGTTGCCACCTTCTCAGTAGCTACATATTTCTACATAGATCATCACTTTAGTTAGAATATCAATATTTAGagacaactaaaataatttatgcaaatgCTCTTATTACTAATAAATTAGCTTCTTAATACTCcagttttaacaataaacatatATTCTATTCTAAGGAAAGCTAAAACATAGAAGTTATACATAACCATATACCGAAGTGACAAGTAAGTTTCTAATTAAAAGACAAATATAAGTTCATATTTGTCTTTTAATTAACGTATAACAGTTTCTACCCAATAGATTTTTTGATAATGGCAAATTTGACTAGATCGGATAATATACAGCTGTTTAGTCAGTCACACatactttgaaaaaatattgcatacaTACTTCTATCcaatattttatggtaaattCTTTGATAGACTTAACAGTTTCTTTGGCAAATTCCCTATTTGCTGACCTACTTAGAAATAACTTAGACTATCTCACAATACCTGTTCCAATCCACCTTCAGAGCCAATAGCCTCTCGCATGATGTCAGGGTTATCTGTGTCGAACCCCATATCACCAAAGCCATCATCATGTGTGACTAAGTTCAAGGAGCCATAGTCTTCACGCATTGTGATCTCTTCAGCTCTTGACTGGTTCAGTGAAAACTGTGCCTCAATGTCAACCTCACTGTAATCAAGAaaatttgttagtttttatCCTTTGAAACTTAGATGATAAGACAAAATTACTATGAAACCTGCAAAATAAAATGGGGACAAACTTTCTTcaagattttacttttttggcttttataaaaatgtttctgaAAATTATCAGTTTAGCTggataatcataatatattattaagagaTATAGAAAACCAATAGAATtatgaatttcaaaaaaaattacatggtATTTCATAAATGACTAGGATTTTTTAAAACCGATTTCACATATTgataaaaccttaaaattattgttgatgTATTCAAGGCCTTATGCCTTCATCATTATATCATCTCAGATACCAAAGAAAGTTGATAGAAACATATAGTAGACTTACTTTAACTCGGGCATAGCTGTATCAAAGTCGTGAAAGACTTCAGGCAGTGTGATAGCATTCATAGCTGCCTCTCTATGTTCCTCAGGCAAATCAACCATGCCGGGCCTGAAGGCCATCTGTAATAGCATTGAGTGTGGTGTATTTAttctcaaatattatttcataagaaatttGTATGACTGTTAAAATATGTTGTGTGCAATGTATTCTATTGTTTACATATGCAAACAGTTTATAcaattaatcaatcaaaatgttttagtagCTAATAATCATCTACATTATTAGGTTTATAACATTCTCATACATAATTTTTATGCATCTTTATCTTTATGCCTAACAAgcattgacaacatttgtacaGCGTTACACAAAcatgttacaaaaacaaacctTAATTTTGACAAAGGCCTCATTACAATCCTGCAGCAAGTACTTGGCCTTCCTGGAGTAAATCCTTACGACACCCAGCAACAGATGGCCGGATGTACGCAAAGCCATCTTCACTTTTGGCTTGAGGATACCATCGACCGACTTCTCAATGTTGGTCTCAAATACATGGGCCTTTGTGAGCTTCTTGTCCCAGTGAGCCGCCAGCCAAATTTTGGCCAAGGGGCCCTTCTTGGCCAGCACGAAATGTGCGTAAAACATAGTGGTAGCTTACTGCTTCCGGCTTGATATCACATCAACcttgttctgaaataaaatgacaCATGAAGTATCCAGAACAATGTTTCTTGCTGGTCAAACATACACATGATCACAAAGCGGCCCCAAAGGATGTTTATTACGATAATTGGTAACGACTATGAGCAATTTGGCGCCTAATCTTGGAGAACACGGTTTTGAGTCGCCACCATTATTTAACcgcataatttaatattttgcgtATTAAGGACGCACTTAACAAATGataattgataaatttattaagttttaccagaattttgtatcaaatattacaaatttcACCTTTCACACACAACGTAAACATGACAACAATTACGCTTTCAAGATGGCGGCGTAACATACGAACGAACCGTTGTTTTCGTTTAGGAACATGGTTGCttgtaaaatagtaataaaaaataataagaagaatAACGTAACTAATGACCAGATTATCGAAGATGAATGTTATGCACATACTTATGCATAATTTTAATGTGatttggcattttttttctaccgaaaataaaacgagaaaaatattaacaaaattacatttaacgGTACAGTAAAACTGggtatgtatataaaaaaagtgttattttagaACGATCGCATGCGTTtgcttacataaaatgttaaagcacattattttattaaatgcttgcgaatatttcaattaattatccACTACCTTTTACCGTTAACATATTTATTCTACCTATATTATACACACTTTACTAATACGACTTGCCACAGACAAAACATGAGGGGCATAAGTAgtacatttattttcgttttgatCCGTGTTTTATGTTTACCCATGTTAttaacatatataattataaatatctagAAATCATTATTGATTGTAATTCAGTTTTTAAGcgatttttaattagtaaaagtCGTAACCCTAGTATATTTATACTTTGTCCCTAAGATCTCTCAATCCCGTTGATTTAATAAGATGTTGAAATTGCTGATAATATTTGAATGGTGTATTGACGCTACGCTAACATTCGTGCCATTTAAGTTTACAGAAGCTGTATGATCAATGTTGTCCAAATTGAAGAAtagaatactttattttaacagAATGCCTTCAGTGAAATTAGTAATATGTAGTGTAAGAGTACAGTACCGGCCTTATGGCCCATAATGATTATCTTCCAGGCAAGCTTTGAAGGAtaggaaagaaagaaaaatagaaGTAAACGACTGGTGCACTTTTAACTACTTCATAGGAGCCGCGCGGACGACAGTTTTAATTTAGCATTTAGAAATAATGaactcaattaaaaattatatcccACACAAagtggaatataaataatttttgtgctatacattttttatctcctacaataaaaaaacgcaCGGAGAAAaccataaacatttttttttgtacaaccATAAACAAGTAGATCTCATTGACAGCTTGTCTTCATCGAACACGTTCTTGTCAGTTTTCTTTTCCGGTTTGACTGTGGAGTACGCGAGACGTACGTAAATATACTATCctgaaatatttaagttatcaCTAAATATTTTTGCCCAACATCTATCAACTGTGTGGTTTAACCGTTTATAGTCCTCGGTTTTgagtgtatttattatttaattcgtaTATTTCAGTGGTTTCGTGATGGCATACATGATGCGTGTAGAATCGCTTAATTTGTGGCCAGACCGATGATGTGACTTCTGATCAATATGCATTGATTTTGTTGCTAGGTCTGCCACAGGCACCTGTCCAAGATGGGCGCGTACAGATATATTCAAGAGTTGTACAGAAAAAAGTTGAGCGATGTTATGCGATTCCTCTTGCGTGTCAGAGTATGGCAGTACCGCCAGTTGACTCGTATGCACCGCGCTCCTAGGCCTACTAGGCCAGACAAAGCAAGGAGACTGGGATACCGCGCTAAGCAGGGTAAGTTTCAAATCACTATTGAATTATTACCGGCTGCACGCAACACGTGTGGTTAATTGATGTTAATACtaaacaaacattgaattttCAGGTTACGTTATCTTCAGAATCCGTGTGCGCCGTGGTGGTCGCAAGCGCCCAGTGCCCAAGGGTGCCACCTACGGTAAACCCAAGAGCCAGGGTGTTAACCAGCTGAAACCCACACGTAACCTCCAGTCTATTGCTGAGGTTAGTAACCTTTAAATGCTTGATTATAGGTTATGTTCTCTCAAGATTAATGATATTTCCTCAACTCAGTGATGTGGGAATgcttaatttgaaaattgttacaCTTGTTCCTGATACGTGCACCATTAAGGTTTCGAAAATCCCAtgtacttttttcattttaacctTATTGTGTAGCGCATTTCTAAAGTATATTTTGGTTACAGGAACGTGTTGGTCGTCGTTGTGGTGGTCTGCGTGTCCTGAACTCATACTGGGTTGCTCAGGACTCTTCATACAAATACTTTGAAGTTATCCTTATTGACCCC comes from Trichoplusia ni isolate ovarian cell line Hi5 chromosome 27, tn1, whole genome shotgun sequence and encodes:
- the LOC113505787 gene encoding 60S ribosomal protein L15: MGAYRYIQELYRKKLSDVMRFLLRVRVWQYRQLTRMHRAPRPTRPDKARRLGYRAKQGYVIFRIRVRRGGRKRPVPKGATYGKPKSQGVNQLKPTRNLQSIAEERVGRRCGGLRVLNSYWVAQDSSYKYFEVILIDPSHKAIRRDPKINWIVNAVHKHREMRGLTSAGRSSRGLGKGHRFSQTKGGSRRASWIRRNTLQLHRKR